The following are encoded together in the Strongyloides ratti genome assembly S_ratti_ED321, chromosome : 2 genome:
- a CDS encoding Transcription elongation factor SPT5: protein MLKYQIFGSDGEKSSENSEVESDNEDQPIENNNLKFTIKRSYSSDGNSVSVKRARNSNNSSLDDDDESDEEVIKKPSRSANPFINDEVSEDDEMSSVYDGTSDEESLGSEKELASAATNATATRRHRNLYGQVFNKLSEDDLNAYFQAKYHSKRNNYYNDSEDECDRSKNGIISRPPDGAKLWIVKTKIGEAKNVAKILNSRLTVLNSTKDNRDIFSVISKDSEKSYVYVLSKNKFAVDSFIKGVRGVLNQKLKAVRDEDYFDTITEKPKCISVKIGAFVRFKRTKFCGDLAQIVQIDEEENMVLLKLVPRIDYKKLRGQNRLNMDELDLIAEKKRKYKRIPKALFNSVKIKKCGGDFVVNKGIYTFEKNEYANGFLFKWFSTKLIETEGVVPSSEEIALFDASISEGDDVYSSLASVANVNAKIEIGDKVELLGENYANVRGSIFGQLVKVGKTDIGKYFNAGDHIKVVNGKNANDTGTVVKYDSFSVYYISDLTHDENKVPANNCITSLEVSSGVDSCGMYSYLDIVKLDSDEVGIVIRIFNKKLEILNQFNNIITREPSKIYEKITSRNGRTFDINRNEVVAGNQVVVVRGNYAQKNSVDKKTIATVKFVCRGFLFLFDPSRNKNGGYFVVKQKDVVLYGKPELETQVPIDVEDVSTLNSGVIGDNIYFPTVKDVDPIFRNKSDGKVQNVNSTLTACRNTSNVSLIGKTIKISKGPYKGYVGMLKSVSGNIGQVELITTCRTINVDISRIRVADDTVSFT from the exons ATGTTGAAATATCAGATTTTTGGTTCTGATGGTGAAAAAAGTTCTGAAAACTCAGAAGTTGAAAGCGATAACGAGGATCAGCcgattgaaaataataatttaaaatttact atTAAAAGATCATATTCTAGTGATGGAAATTCAGTATCTGTTAAACGTGCTCGAAATAGTAATAATTCTTCAttagatgatgatgatgaatcAGATGAAGAAGTGATAAAAAAACCATCTCGTTCCGCGAATCCATTTATCAATGACGAAGTATCTGAGGATGATGAAATGTCATCTGTTTATGATGGTACATCTGATGAAGAGTCTCTTGGTTCTGAAAAAGAACTTGCTTCTGCTGCTACGAATGCTACTGCAACCAGAAGACATCGTAATTTGTATGGGCAAGTCTTTAACAAATTAAGTGAAGATGACTTGAATGCATATTTCCAAGCAAAATATCattcaaaaagaaataattactATAATGATAGCGAAGATGAATGTGATAGAAGTAAGAATGGTATTATTAGTAGACCACCCGATGGTGCTAAACTTTGGATagtaaaaacaaaaatcGGTGAAGCAAAGAATGTTGCTAAAATTCTTAACAGCAGATTGACTGTATTAAATTCTACTAAGGATAATCGAGATATATTTTCTGTTATATCAAAAGATTCTGAAAAGTCATACGTGTATGTCCTCTCAAAAAATAAGTTTGCTGTGGATTCATTTATAAAAGGTGTACGTGGTGTTTTAAATCAGAAGTTAAAGGCAGTACGGGATGAAGATTACTTTGATACTATTACCGAGAAACCTAAATGTATTAGTGTTAAAATTGGAGCTTTTGTTCGTTTTAAAAGAACAAAGTTTTGTGGTGATTTAGCCCAAATAGTTCAAATTGATGAGGAGGAGAATATggttcttttaaaattagttcCAAGAATTgactataaaaaattaagaggTCAAAATCGTTTGAATATGGATGAACTGGATTTAATTGCtgagaaaaaaagaaagtataAACGTATTCCAAAGGCTCTTTTTAATtcagtaaaaattaaaaaatgtggTGGTGATTTTGTTGTTAACAAGGGAATTTATACTTTTGAAAAGAATGAATACGCTAATggatttctttttaaatggTTTAGTACCAAATTAATTGAAACTGAAGGTGTTGTACCATCATCAGAAGAGATAGCTCTTTTTGATGCTTCAATTTCTGAAGGAGATGATGTGTACAGCTCTTTGGCATCTGTTGCAAATGTTAATGCAAAAATTGAAATCGGAGATAAAGTTGAATTACTTGGTGAAAATTATGCTAACGTACGAG GGAGTATATTTGGGCAACTTGTTAAAGTCGGTAAGACTGATAttggtaaatattttaacgcTGGTGATCATATCAAAGTTGTTAACGGAAAGAATGCCAATGATACAGGAACTGTTGTAAAGTATGATTCTTTCTCTGTATACTATATATCTGATTTAACACATGATGAAAATAAAGTACCTGCTAACAACTGTATTACTTCTTTGGAAGTTTCATCTGGTGTTGATTCCTGTGGAATGTATTCCTATTTAGACATTGTCAAATTGGATTCTGATGAAGTTGGAATAGttattagaatttttaataaaaaacttgAAATACTTaatcaatttaataatattattacacGTGAACCAAGCAAAATTTACGAGAAAATAACATCTCGAAATGGTAGAACATTTGACATAAACAGAAATGAAGTTGTAGCTGGTAATCAAGTTGTCGTTGTTAGGGGTAATTATGCTCAAAAGAATTCAGTTGATAAGAAAACAATTGCTACCGTTAAGTTCGTTTGCAGAGGATTCCTATTTCTTTTTGATCCatcaagaaataaaaatggaGGATATTTTGTTGTTAAACAAAAAGATGTTGTATTGTATGGAAAACCTGAATTAGAAACACAAGTTCCAATTGATGTTGAAGATGTATCCACTTTAAATAGTGGTGTAATTGgggataatatttattttccaACCGTAAAGGATGTAGATCCTATTTTCCGTAACAAAAGTGATGGAAAAGTACAAAATGTCAACTCTACTTTAACTGCTTGTAGAAATACTTCAAATGTTTCATTAATTggaaaaacaattaaaatttcaaaggGTCCTTACAAAGGTTACGTTGGAATGTTAAAAAGCGTTTCTGGAAATATTGGGCAAGTTGAGTTAATTACAACATGTAGAACCATAAATGTTGATATTTCTCGTATTCGCGTTGCTGATGATACAGTATCATTTACATAA